In a genomic window of Gadus macrocephalus chromosome 9, ASM3116895v1:
- the LOC132464228 gene encoding tyrosine-protein kinase CSK-like, translating into MTEVQASWPQGTECVARYNFRGTTQYDLPFNKGDILTIIFATKDPNWYKAKNSAGQEGTIPVNYVQKREGVKSDGKLSLMPWFHGKISREQAEQLLTPPETGLFLVRESTNYPGDYTLCVSCEGKVEHYHIVYKDSKLTIDAEEYFDHLMQLVEHYTENADGLCTILIKPKLEEGTFAAKDAFRRSGWALNREELKLQHSIGKGEFGDVMLGDYRGSKVAVKCIKHDATAQAFVAEASVMTQLRHNNLVQLLGVILEEKGSLFIVTEYMAKGSLVDYLRSRGRTVLNAHSLLKFSLDVCAAMEYLEANNFVHRDLAARNVLVSDDNIAKVSDFGMTKEACSTQDTAKLPIKWTSPEALRDKLFSTKSDVWSFGVLLWEIYSFGRLPYPKIPLKDVVPRVEKGYRMEAPDGCPDVVYDVMKLCWSLNAFARPTFHMLKERLQNIEH; encoded by the exons ATGACTGAGGTCCAG gcTTCATGGCCGCAGGGCACAGAGTGTGTGGCCAGGTACAACTTCAGAGGCACCACGCAATACGACTTGCCTTTCAATAAAGGAGACATCTTGACTATTATTTTCGCCACAAAG GACCCAAACTGGTATAAAGCGAAGAACTCGGCGGGCCAAGAGGGAACCATCCCAGTCAACTATGTCCAGAAAAGGGAAGGAGTGAAATCCGATGGCAAGCTGAGCCTCATGCC ATGGTTCCACGGGAAGATCAGCAGGGAGCAGGCGGAGCAGCTGCTGACCCCACCTGAGACGGGGCTGTTCCTGGTACGCGAGAGCACCAACTACCCCGGGGACTACACGCTGTGTGTGAGCTGCGAGGGCAAGGTGGAGCACTACCACATCGTCTACAAGGATAGCAAGCTCACCATCGACGCGGAAGAGTACTTTGACCACCTCATGCAGCTGGTGGAA CACTACACTGAGAATGCAGATGGCCTGTGTACCATACTCATCAAGCCAAAGTTGGAGGAAGGGACTTTTGCTGCCAAGGACGCATTCCGCAGGA GTGGCTGGGCACTGAACAGAGAGGAACTCAAACTTCAGCACTCGATAGGAAAAGGAGAGTTTGGAG ATGTCATGCTGGGAGACTACAGAGGGTCTAAAGTTGCAGTGAAATGCATAAAACACGATGCTACCGCGCAGGCCTTCGTGGCAGAGGCATCGGTCATGAC GCAACTGAGACACAATAACCTGGTGCAGCTTCTTGGAGTGATTCTAGAGGAAAAAGGAAGTCTGTTTATTGTGACAGAATACATGGCCAAG GGCAGCCTCGTGGACTACCTGCGCTCCAGAGGTCGGACTGTGCTCAACGCACATTCCCTCCTAAAGTTCTCACT GGACGTGTGCGCTGCCATGGAGTACCTGGAGGCCAACAACTTTGTGCACCGGGACCTGGCGGCGCGCAACGTCCTGGTGTCGGACGACAACATCGCCAAGGTCAGTGACTTTGGGATGACCAAAGAGGCGTGTTCCACCCAGGACACCGCCAAGCTGCCCATCAAATGGACCTCCCCTGAAGCCCTGAGGGACAAG CTGTTTTCCACAAAATCCGATGTGTGGAGCTTTGGTGTGCTGCTGTGGGAGATATACTCATTCGGCAGATTGCCTTACCCAAAGATC CCCCTGAAGGACGTAGTTCCTCGTGTGGAGAAGGGCTACAGGATGGAGGCCCCAGATGGCTGCCCCGACGTGGTCTACGACGTCATGAAGCTCTGCTGGAGCCTGAACGCCTTCGCACGGCCAACCTTCCATATGCTGAAAGAGAGGCTGCAAAACATTGAACACTGA
- the adal gene encoding adenosine deaminase-like protein, whose translation MEKQADIFYRELPKVELHAHLNGSVSFQTIEKLIARKPHLNIEHNMTAIRNGQRRTMDECFRVFKVIHQLVDTEEDIFMVAKDVVNEFAADGVKYLELRSTPREEIKTGLTKRRYVETVLEAVKQCKGDGVDIDVRFLVAIDRRNGTEVAMETVKLAEEFMLTTDGLVVGLDLSGDPTVGHGRDLLPALVRAKNCGLKLALHLSEVPSQLEETELLLTLPPDRIGHGTFLHPDVGGSQTLVDAVVKNNIPLELCLTSNVKGQTVPCYSEHHFKFWYQMGHPSVICTDDKGVFSTDLSQEYELAATTFGLSHEDVWKLSQQAIDCTFAPETLKQQLKQRWIDLRPRVFR comes from the exons ATGGAAAAACAGGCCGATATCTTCTATCGCGAACTTCCAAAAGTG GAGCTCCACGCTCACCTCAATGGCTCCGTCAGCTTCCAGACCATCGAGAAGCTTATTGCACGCAAGCCTCATCTTAACATCGAGCACAACATGACCGCCATCCGCAACGGCCAGCGGAGGACAATGGACGA GTGTTTTCGAGTTTTTAAGGTGATCCATCAACTGGTGGACACAGAGGAGGATATTTTTATG GTGGCCAAAGATGTTGTGAATGAGTTTGCAGCCGACGGAGTCAAGTATTTGGAGCTCAGAAGTACACCAAGGGAGGAGATAAAAACAG GACTGACCAAACGGAGATATGTAGAGACTGTTCTTGAAGCCGTCAAACAATGTAAAGGCGACGGCGTAGATATTGATGTCAG GTTCCTAGTTGCAATCGATCGAAGGAACGGAACTGAGGTTGCGATGGAGACTGTGAAACTGGCGGAAGAGTTCATGCTGACCACAGATGGCTTAGTGGTGGGGCTCGACCTGAGTGGAGACCCAACG GTGGGCCATGGCAGAGATCTACTCCCGGCCCTGGTGAGGGCCAAGAACTGTGGACTGAAGCTTGCGCTCCACCTGTCAGAG GTCCCCTCCCAGTTGGAGGAGACTGAGCTGCTGTTAACTCTTCCTCCCGACAGGATCGGCCACGGCACGTTTTTGCATCCCGACGTAGGCGGATCTCAGACCCTGGTTGATGCAGTGGTGAAGAATAACATACCACTGG AGCTCTGCTTGACGTCTAATGTCAAGGGTCAAACGGTGCCATGTTACTCCGAACATCACTTCAAGTTCTGGTATCAGATGGGACATCCTAGTGTGATATGC ACTGACGATAAGGGAGTCTTCAGCACCGATCTATCTCAGGAGTATGAGCTGGCGGCGACCACGTTCGGGCTGAGCCATGAGGACGTGTGGAAGCTCTCCCAGCAAGCCATAGATTGTACTTTTGCCCCAGAGACCCTGAAGCAGCAGCTGAAGCAGAGGTGGATTGACCTACGACCTCGTGTTTTCCGATGA
- the nat10 gene encoding RNA cytidine acetyltransferase, translating into MATFRKKIDNRIRVQIENGVALQHRTLFVVVGDRGKDQVVILHHMLSKAAVKARPSVLWCYKKELGFSSNRKKRMRQLQKKIKSGTLNLKQDDPFELFVAATNIRYCYYKETHKILGNTFGMCVLQDFEALTPNLLARTVETVEGGGIVVILLRTMNSLKQLYTMSMDVHSRYRTEAHQDVVGRFNERFILSLASCKMCVVIDDQLNVLPISTHMAAIKAVPPKTQDDLLSPREQELKDLKASLQDTQPVGVLVDNCKTMDQAKAVLKFIEAISEKTLRSTVALTAARGRGKSAALGLAVAGAVAFGYSNIFVTSPSPDNLHTLFEFIFKGFDALQYQEHLDYEIIQSLNPDFNKAVVRVNIFKEHRQTIQYIHPGDAVKLGQAELLVIDEAAAIPLPLVKNLLGPYLVFMASTINGYEGTGRSLSLKLIQQLRQQSSDSQQNMSAENKGTNTVRIASARSLHEVSLHESIRYSPGDAVEKWLNELLCLDCLNIPRLISGCPLPQTCDLYYVNRDTLFCYHKASEVFLQRLMALYVSSHYKNSPNDLQLLSDAPAHHLFCLLPPVPPTQNSLPEVLAVVQVCLEGEISQQSILNSLSRGKKAAGDLIPWTVSEQFQDPEFGGLSGARVVRIAVNPDYQGMGYGSRTLELLQMYYEGKFPTMTENGHAGNSEITTVGSEAVGLLEEVLTPRKELPPLLLKLSERRAERLHYLGVSYGLTTQLLRFWKRAGYTPVYLRQTPNDLTGEHSCVMLKDLRMEEASEQAQWLSAFWTDFRRRFISLLSYQFSSFQPSMALNILQNRNSKETANTIGSTELAIHFSPYDLKRMELYSRSMVDYHLIMDLVPKVARLFFLRQLGNISLSAAQCALLLGVGLQHKTVNQLEKEIELPGTQLMGLFNRLIRKIVQVFSNVQEQAVEAEMVASKEITMEPTVGSLTDDLNEAAKEFDEKHKQDLEKIKELNFEEYKIRGNDDEWDHVLKKAGNPAVVSIKSDKKRKLDVESPVAVPEEPKHGKLKKGGGKKAKFGKKR; encoded by the exons ATGGCGACATTTCGAAAGAAGATCGACAATCGGATTCGTGTTCAGATTGAGAATGGTGTCGCTCTGCAACATCGGACCCTGTTCGTTGTTGTTGGTGATCGAGGAAAAGACCAG GTTGTTATCCTGCATCACATGTTGTCAAAAGCTGCAGTGAAAGCACGACCCTCTGTTCTGTGGTGCTACAAAAAAGAGCTGGGCTTCAGCAG TAATCGAAAGAAGCGCATGAGACAACTCCAAAAGAAGATTAAATCTGGCACCCTTAACCTGAAGCAGGATGATCCATTTGAACTTTTTGTCGCCGCTACCAACATCCGATATTGTTACTATAAAGAGACCCATAAGATCTTAGGAAACACGTTCGGCATGTGTGTCTTGCAG GACTTTGAAGCACTCACTCCTAACCTGCTCGCCAGGACGGTTGAGACTGTTGAGGGAGGAGGGATCGTAGTCATTTTGCTCAGGACCATGAACTCCCTCAAGCAGCTGTACACTATGTCCATG GATGTCCATTCTCGATACAGGACTGAGGCACATCAGGATGTGGTGGGAAGATTCAATGAGAG GTTTATCCTCTCCCTTGCCTCCTGCAAGATGTGCGTCGTCATCGACGACCAGCTCAACGTCCTGCCCATCTCCACCCACATGGCCGCCATCAAGGCGGTTCCTCCAAAGACTCAG GACGATCTGTTGTCGCCGCGGGAGCAGGAGTTGAAGGACCTGAAGGCTTCTCTCCAGGACACGCAGCCTGTTGGCGTGTTGGTGGACAACTGCAAGACCATGGACCAG GCCAAGGCTGTGCTGAAGTTCATCGAGGCCATCTCGGAGAAGACCCTACGGAGCACGGTGGCGCTCACTGCCGCCCGTGGACGTGGAAAATCAGCAGCACTGGGGCTGGCCGTCGCTGGGGCCGTCGCCTTCGG CTACTCCAACATCTTTGTGACCTCACCGAGCCCAGACAACTTGCACACCCTCTTTGAGTTCATCTTCAAGGGCTTTGACGCTCTCCAGTACCAG GAGCACCTCGACTACGAGATCATCCAGTCCCTGAACCCGGACTTCAACAAGGCGGTGGTGCGGGTCAACATCTTCAAGGAGCACCGGCAGACCATCCAG TACATCCACCCGGGGGATGCTGTCAAGCTTGGCCAGGCTGAGCTCCTGGTCATCGACGAGGCGGCggccatccccctccccctggtgaAGAACCTGCTGGGGCCTTACCTGGTCTTCATGGCCTCGACCATCAATGG CTATGAGGGCACCGGtcgctctctgtccctcaaGCTGATCCAGCAGTTGCGACAGCAGAGTTCTGACAGTCAACAGAACATGTCTGCAGAGAATAAGGGCACCAACACCGTCCGGATAGCTTCAG CCCGCTCCCTTCATGAGGTCTCGCTGCACGAGTCCATCCGTTACAGCCCAGGGGACGCCGTGGAGAAGTGGCTGAATGAGCTGCTCTGTCTGGACTGCCTGAACATCCCCAGGCTCATATCTGGCTGCCCGCTGCCTCAAACTTGTGATCT GTACTACGTCAACAGAGACACCCTGTTCTGTTACCACAAGGCCTCCGAGGTCTTCCTGCAGAGACTCATGGCGCTCTACGTGTCCTCCCACTACAAG AACTCGCCCAATGACCTCCAGCTGCTGTCCGACGCGCCCGCCCACCACCTCTTCTGTCTCCTGCCCCCCGTGCCCCCAACACAGAATTCCCTGCCAGAGGTCCTGGCCGTGGTGCAG GTTTGTCTGGAAGGGGAGATCTCTCAGCAGTCGATCCTCAACAGTCTGTCCAGAGGGAAGAAGGCCGCTGGGGACCTGATCCCCTGGACCGTGTCAGAACAG tTCCAAGACCCAGAGTTTGGCGGTCTCTCCGGCGCCCGAGTCGTGCGCATTGCAGTGAACCCCGACTATCAAGGG ATGGGCTACGGCTCCAGGACTCTGGAGCTGCTGCAGATGTACTACGAGGGAAAGTTCCCCACCATGACCGAGAACGGACACGCTGGCAACAGTGAGATCACGACTGTCGGCAGCGAG GCTGTCGGCCTGCTCGAGGAGGTGCTCACGCCCAGGAAGGAGCTCCCTCCTCTGCTGCTGAAGCTGAGCGAGAGGAGGGCGGAGCGACTCCACTACCTGGGGGTGTCCTACGGTCTCACCACCCAGCTGCTCAG ATTCTGGAAGAGGGCCGGCTACACCCCGGTCTATCTGAGACAGACACCG AATGACCTGACGGGGGAGCACTCCTGTGTGATGCTGAAGGATCTCCGAATGGAAGAGGCTTCCGAGCAGGCTCAGTGGCTGTCTGCGTTTTGGACAG ACTTCAGGCGGCGCTTCATCTCGCTGCTCTCCTACCAGTTCAGCAGCTTCCAGCCCAGCATGGCCCTCAACATCCTGCAGAACCGCAACAGCAAGGAGACGGCCAACA CGATCGGCAGCACGGAGCTCGCCATCCACTTCAGCCCCTACGACCTGAAGCGCATGGAGCTGTACTCCAGGAGCATGGTAGACTACCACCTCATCATGGACCTGGTGCCCAAGGTGGCGCGCCTCTTCTTCCTCCGGCAGCTCGGCAACATCTCCCTCTCCGCGGCCCAGTGT GCGCTGCTGTTGGGCGTCGGGCTGCAGCACAAGACAGTGAATCAGCTGGAGAAGGAGATTGAGCTGCCAGGCACACAGCTCATGGGTCTGTTCAACCGCCTGATTCGCAAGATCGTGCAG GTTTTCAGCAACGTGCAAGAGCAGGCTGTGGAAGCAGAGATGGTGGCGTCGAAAGAAATCACCATGGAGCCGACAGTCGGGAGTCTGACGGATGATCTG AATGAGGCTGCCAAGGAGTTTGACGAAAAACACAAGCAAGACCTGGAGAAAATCAAGGAGCTGAACTTTGAAGA GTACAAGATCCGTGGAAACGATGACGAGTGGGACCATGTCTTGAAGAAGGCGGGGAACCCGGCGGTCGTCAGTATAAAGAG CGACAAGAAGAGGAAGCTGGATGTGGAAAGCCCTGTGGCAGTTCCAGAGGAGCCAAAACACGGCAAATTGAAGAAGGGCGGTGGCAAAAAGGCCAAATTTGGAAAGAAGAGATGA